TAGCAATGCTTTACACCTTTTTTGGCAGGATGGAGATAAAGTCTTACCGCTTGAGCGTAAAGAACTCCTGGGCCAATTATTACTCGACGAGATCGTGACCCGTTATGATGAAAAAAATCGACGTTAAGATTCTGGACCCGCGCGTAGGGCAACAATTTCCGCTCCCGACGTACGCCACTTCTGGCTCTGCCGGACTTGACCTGCGTGCTTGTCTTGATGACGCCGTAAAACTGGCGCCGGGTGCAACAACGCTGGTGCCAACCGGGTTAGCTATCCACATTGCCGATCCTTCTCTGGCGGCGGTAATGCTCCCGCGCTCCGGGCTGGGCCATAAGCACGGTATAGTGCTGGGCAATCTGGTTGGTTTGATTGATTCCGACTACCAGGGCCA
The Citrobacter arsenatis DNA segment above includes these coding regions:
- the dut gene encoding dUTP diphosphatase; this translates as MMKKIDVKILDPRVGQQFPLPTYATSGSAGLDLRACLDDAVKLAPGATTLVPTGLAIHIADPSLAAVMLPRSGLGHKHGIVLGNLVGLIDSDYQGQLMVSVWNRGQDSFTIEPGERIAQMVFVPVVQAEFNLVEEFEATDRGEGGFGHSGRK